The following coding sequences are from one Mustela lutreola isolate mMusLut2 chromosome 5, mMusLut2.pri, whole genome shotgun sequence window:
- the GPR150 gene encoding probable G-protein coupled receptor 150 isoform X1, with amino-acid sequence MEDPFGPSTFSPAPNVSVPVSPGWGLNFTSGQGLPVPGPPPQPPPGPPSRSIRLVFLGVILVVAVAGNATVLCRLCGGGGPWAGPKRRKMDFLLVQLALADLYASGGTALSQLAWELLGEPRRAAGDLSCRFVQLLQASGRGASAHLVVLIALERQRALRRPQGQPLPARALAALGWLLALLLALPPAFVVRGGAPSPPPAAPSAARTWPGERRCSDIFAPLPRWHLQVYALYEAVAGFLAPVAVMGVACSRLLCAWWQRLPHAPPPSAPWSATPGRAPAPSALPRAKVQSLKMSLALALLFVSCELPYFAARLAAAWSSGQVGDWETEDLAAALHLVGVANSALNPFVYLFFQAGDCQLLRRLRRRLGAFCCSWEGRAEDDEGAGGHQALHRHRWPHPHYHHARREQPVEGGLRPPPPRPRPLPCSCESAF; translated from the coding sequence ATGGAGGATCCCTTCGGCCCCTCAACTTTCTCGCCGGCGCCCAACGTCTCCGTACCTGTCTCTCCTGGCTGGGGTCTCAACTTCACTTCCGGACAGGGGCTCCCAGTGCCCgggccgccgccgcagccgcctcCCGGACCACCCAGCCGCAGCATCCGCCTGGTCTTCCTGGGGGTCATCCTGGTGGTGGCGGTGGCCGGCAACGCCACGGTGCTGTGCCGCCTGTGCGGGGGTGGCGGGCCCTGGGCGGGTCCCAAGCGTCGCAAGATGGACTTCCTGCTGGTGCAGCTGGCCCTGGCTGACCTGTACGCGAGCGGAGGCACAGCGCTGTCGCAGCTGGCCTGGGAGCTGCTGGGCGAGCCGCGCCGGGCGGCGGGAGACCTTTCGTGCCGCTTCGTGCAGCTGCTGCAGGCGTCCGGCCGCGGCGCTTCTGCCCATCTCGTGGTGCTCATTGCCCTCGAACGCCAGCGCGCCTTGCGTCGGCCGCAGGGCCAGCCGCTGCCCGCGCGCGCCCTCGCCGCGCTGGGCTGGCTGCTGGCGCTGCTGCTGGCGCTGCCCCCCGCCTTCGTGGTGCGCGGGGGCGCCCCCTCGCCGCCTCCCGCCGCGCCCTCTGCCGCCCGTACCTGGCCGGGCGAGCGTCGCTGCAGCGACATCTTCGCGCCCCTACCGCGCTGGCACCTGCAGGTGTACGCGCTCTACGAGGCCGTCGCGGGCTTCTTGGCGCCGGTCGCGGTCATGGGCGTAGCATGCAGCCGCCTGCTCTGCGCCTGGTGGCAGCGCCTGCCCCACGCCCCACCGCCTTCAGCGCCCTGGTCGGCGACTCCCGGCCGCGCCCCTGCGCCCAGCGCGCTGCCCCGCGCGAAGGTCCAGAGCCTGAAGATGAGCCTGGCGCTGGCGCTGCTGTTCGTGAGTTGCGAGCTTCCCTACTTCGCCGCACGGCTGGCGGCCGCGTGGTCGTCCGGACAGGTGGGAGACTGGGAGACCGAGGACCTGGCGGCGGCGCTGCACCTCGTGGGGGTGGCCAACAGCGCCCTCAATCCCTTCGTCTACCTCTTCTTCCAGGCGGGCGACTGCCAGCTCCTGCGGCGGCTGCGAAGGCGCCTGGGCGCATTCTGCTGCTCGTGGGAGGGAAGAGCGGAGGACGATGAGGGGGCCGGGGGCCACCAAGCGCTTCACCGCCACCGCTGGCCCCACCCCCACTACCACCACGCTAGACGCGAGCAGCCGGTGGAGGGCGGCTTGCGCCCACCCCCGCCGCGCCCCCGGCCGCTGCCCTGTTCCTGCGAAAGCGCTTTCTAG
- the GPR150 gene encoding probable G-protein coupled receptor 150 isoform X2, whose product MEDPFGPSTFSPAPNVSVPVSPGWGLNFTSGQGLPVPGPPPQPPPGPPSRSIRLVFLGVILVVAVAGNATVLCRLCGGGGPWAGPKRRKMDFLLVQLALADLYASGGTALSQLAWELLGEPRRAAGDLSCRFVQLLQASGRGASAHLVVLIALERQRALRRPQGQPLPARALAALGWLLALLLALPPAFVVRGGAPSPPPAAPSAARTWPGERRCSDIFAPLPRWHLQVYALYEAVAGFLAPVAVMGVACSRLLCAWWQRLPHAPPPSAPWSATPGRAPAPSALPRAKVQSLKMSLALALLFVSCELPYFAARLAAAWSSGQAGDCQLLRRLRRRLGAFCCSWEGRAEDDEGAGGHQALHRHRWPHPHYHHARREQPVEGGLRPPPPRPRPLPCSCESAF is encoded by the exons ATGGAGGATCCCTTCGGCCCCTCAACTTTCTCGCCGGCGCCCAACGTCTCCGTACCTGTCTCTCCTGGCTGGGGTCTCAACTTCACTTCCGGACAGGGGCTCCCAGTGCCCgggccgccgccgcagccgcctcCCGGACCACCCAGCCGCAGCATCCGCCTGGTCTTCCTGGGGGTCATCCTGGTGGTGGCGGTGGCCGGCAACGCCACGGTGCTGTGCCGCCTGTGCGGGGGTGGCGGGCCCTGGGCGGGTCCCAAGCGTCGCAAGATGGACTTCCTGCTGGTGCAGCTGGCCCTGGCTGACCTGTACGCGAGCGGAGGCACAGCGCTGTCGCAGCTGGCCTGGGAGCTGCTGGGCGAGCCGCGCCGGGCGGCGGGAGACCTTTCGTGCCGCTTCGTGCAGCTGCTGCAGGCGTCCGGCCGCGGCGCTTCTGCCCATCTCGTGGTGCTCATTGCCCTCGAACGCCAGCGCGCCTTGCGTCGGCCGCAGGGCCAGCCGCTGCCCGCGCGCGCCCTCGCCGCGCTGGGCTGGCTGCTGGCGCTGCTGCTGGCGCTGCCCCCCGCCTTCGTGGTGCGCGGGGGCGCCCCCTCGCCGCCTCCCGCCGCGCCCTCTGCCGCCCGTACCTGGCCGGGCGAGCGTCGCTGCAGCGACATCTTCGCGCCCCTACCGCGCTGGCACCTGCAGGTGTACGCGCTCTACGAGGCCGTCGCGGGCTTCTTGGCGCCGGTCGCGGTCATGGGCGTAGCATGCAGCCGCCTGCTCTGCGCCTGGTGGCAGCGCCTGCCCCACGCCCCACCGCCTTCAGCGCCCTGGTCGGCGACTCCCGGCCGCGCCCCTGCGCCCAGCGCGCTGCCCCGCGCGAAGGTCCAGAGCCTGAAGATGAGCCTGGCGCTGGCGCTGCTGTTCGTGAGTTGCGAGCTTCCCTACTTCGCCGCACGGCTGGCGGCCGCGTGGTCGTCCGGACAG GCGGGCGACTGCCAGCTCCTGCGGCGGCTGCGAAGGCGCCTGGGCGCATTCTGCTGCTCGTGGGAGGGAAGAGCGGAGGACGATGAGGGGGCCGGGGGCCACCAAGCGCTTCACCGCCACCGCTGGCCCCACCCCCACTACCACCACGCTAGACGCGAGCAGCCGGTGGAGGGCGGCTTGCGCCCACCCCCGCCGCGCCCCCGGCCGCTGCCCTGTTCCTGCGAAAGCGCTTTCTAG